A region of Paenimyroides aestuarii DNA encodes the following proteins:
- a CDS encoding GAF domain-containing protein — MEKEQLKISLTEIIKSHKSINDRLQEICNKLHSEISYFDWVGFYFADANKKELHLGPFAGLPTDHTTIPFGKGICGQVAESNQTFLVDDVQAQDNYISCNIHVKSEIVVPIIVNGNNIGQIDIDSNTLNAFTAEDQAFLEWLTNEIAEMYKS; from the coding sequence ATGGAAAAAGAACAATTAAAGATTTCTTTAACAGAAATCATAAAATCACATAAAAGTATTAATGATCGTTTGCAAGAAATTTGCAACAAATTGCACAGCGAAATTAGTTATTTTGATTGGGTGGGATTTTATTTTGCCGATGCCAATAAAAAAGAATTGCATTTAGGACCGTTTGCCGGATTACCAACAGACCACACCACCATTCCCTTTGGAAAAGGCATTTGTGGACAAGTTGCAGAAAGTAACCAAACATTTTTGGTTGATGACGTGCAAGCACAAGACAATTACATATCGTGCAACATTCATGTGAAATCAGAAATTGTGGTGCCTATTATTGTAAACGGAAACAATATTGGCCAGATTGATATTGATTCTAATACGTTAAACGCATTCACCGCAGAAGATCAAGCGTTCTTAGAATGGCTTACCAATGAAATTGCAGAAATGTATAAAAGCTAA
- a CDS encoding HYC_CC_PP family protein codes for MFQRYLYSLFLTAAILFTNVGLAVNIHYCGNAIEKIELGYASSIKCAEDTHEKACCKEKNETVKKDCCKNETIQQKTDEVVIKVAASNDFSDFMTPVVYKLQPLVITENKLPKKINVTFRCESNAPPLYKLYSQFLLYA; via the coding sequence ATGTTCCAGCGTTATTTGTATAGTTTATTTTTAACTGCAGCCATACTTTTTACAAATGTAGGGTTGGCGGTTAATATTCACTATTGTGGAAATGCTATCGAGAAAATTGAATTAGGGTATGCTTCGTCTATCAAATGTGCCGAAGACACGCACGAAAAAGCATGTTGCAAAGAAAAAAACGAAACGGTAAAAAAAGATTGTTGTAAAAACGAAACCATTCAACAAAAAACCGATGAAGTGGTTATAAAAGTTGCTGCTTCAAACGATTTTTCAGATTTCATGACACCTGTTGTGTATAAATTGCAACCGCTTGTTATTACTGAAAACAAGCTGCCAAAAAAAATAAATGTTACTTTTCGATGCGAAAGTAACGCCCCACCTTTATACAAACTATACAGCCAATTTCTTCTTTACGCATAA
- a CDS encoding TonB-dependent receptor plug domain-containing protein, whose product MKYTLLLLCAFGMQPIFAQDTYRGKVLDVYNNAVENATLTVNDSVVANTNEFGIFKLTLQQPNTVYIYAEGYEVLQAELNDASQFQFLKMQPEAALGELVVTVNRRNTERNKGITNSQTMNSGELLKAACCNLAESFETNPSIDVNFSDAISGSKQIKMLGLTSPYILIAEENIPSVRGASQAYGLSFTPGTWVESIQVTKGAGSVVNGFESISGQINTELIKPGNDIPFFLNLYGSTDARFEMNAHFNEKISDKWSSSLFVHGNTRVKKNDMNHDGFLDNPLGSQINIMNRWQYQNLEKGWIAFLTARYMKDEKQTGELDFDSKQHKLSTLKWGSELNTDKFDASTKVGYVFPDQPYKSLGWQNSFSYHKQNSYFGLNQFDITQRSVYSNLIYNSIISNTLHKFATGASFMYDDYSEFVANYGNQNFDRTDTSYGAFFEYTYDNADNIALVLGGRIDNSNRLGTFVTPRMHLRYNPWEKTTVRASAGRGKRIANIFAENQYLFASSRKFNILNEGGKAYGMDPEIAWNYGISVSQDFTFLGKNANVTLDFYRTDFQNQIVVDLDQSARTVNFYNLEGTSYANSFQAELNYNIIKHLNLRTAYKYYDIQTTYGTKDLERPLQAKHRLFANLEFSTHEHNGSYWKFDATWNWLGAQRLPYTADNSAENQLPSYTNPFSTVNAQVTKVFSDKFEMYVGGENIGNYQQHRVILGADNPFGSEFDSTIVYGPIFGQMYYAGLRFKVK is encoded by the coding sequence ATGAAATATACATTATTATTGTTGTGTGCTTTTGGCATGCAACCAATCTTTGCCCAGGATACTTATAGGGGAAAGGTTTTAGATGTTTACAACAATGCAGTAGAAAATGCAACATTGACAGTAAACGACAGTGTGGTGGCAAACACCAATGAATTCGGAATTTTTAAATTAACCTTACAGCAACCCAACACCGTTTATATTTATGCAGAAGGGTATGAGGTTTTACAAGCTGAATTGAACGATGCTTCGCAATTCCAATTCTTAAAAATGCAACCCGAAGCCGCTTTAGGAGAATTAGTGGTAACGGTGAATAGAAGAAACACCGAACGCAACAAAGGCATCACCAATTCGCAGACCATGAACAGCGGCGAGTTGCTAAAAGCAGCTTGTTGTAATTTGGCGGAGTCTTTCGAAACAAATCCATCAATCGATGTGAATTTTTCGGATGCTATTTCCGGATCAAAACAAATTAAAATGTTGGGATTAACCAGTCCGTATATTTTAATCGCCGAAGAAAATATTCCGAGTGTTCGCGGTGCTTCGCAAGCGTATGGTTTATCGTTCACGCCCGGAACTTGGGTTGAAAGTATTCAGGTTACCAAAGGAGCGGGCAGCGTTGTAAATGGTTTTGAAAGCATTTCGGGGCAAATAAACACCGAATTGATTAAACCGGGGAACGATATTCCTTTCTTTTTGAATTTATACGGATCTACCGATGCACGTTTTGAGATGAATGCGCATTTTAATGAAAAAATATCAGATAAATGGAGCTCTTCTTTGTTTGTTCATGGAAACACCCGTGTGAAGAAGAACGATATGAACCATGATGGATTTTTAGACAATCCGTTGGGAAGTCAAATAAATATCATGAATCGTTGGCAATATCAAAACCTCGAAAAAGGATGGATTGCTTTTTTAACCGCTCGTTATATGAAAGACGAAAAGCAAACCGGCGAGCTAGATTTTGATAGCAAACAACACAAATTATCCACTTTAAAATGGGGTTCAGAACTCAATACCGATAAGTTTGATGCCAGCACAAAAGTGGGATATGTTTTCCCCGATCAGCCCTACAAAAGCCTTGGTTGGCAAAACTCGTTTAGTTATCATAAACAAAATTCGTATTTTGGTTTAAACCAATTCGATATAACCCAGCGCAGTGTTTATTCCAACCTTATTTACAACTCTATAATAAGCAATACGTTGCATAAATTCGCTACCGGAGCTAGTTTTATGTATGATGATTATTCGGAATTTGTAGCCAATTACGGCAATCAAAATTTTGACAGAACCGACACCAGTTATGGGGCTTTCTTTGAATATACGTATGATAATGCCGATAATATAGCATTGGTTTTGGGAGGTAGAATTGATAACTCGAACCGATTGGGGACATTTGTCACTCCGCGCATGCATTTGCGTTACAACCCGTGGGAAAAAACCACCGTTCGTGCATCGGCAGGTCGCGGTAAACGAATTGCTAATATTTTTGCAGAAAACCAGTATTTGTTTGCAAGTTCTCGCAAGTTTAATATCTTAAACGAAGGCGGGAAAGCCTATGGAATGGATCCAGAAATTGCTTGGAATTACGGGATAAGTGTTTCGCAAGATTTTACTTTTTTAGGAAAAAATGCCAATGTAACACTTGATTTTTATCGTACCGATTTCCAAAATCAAATCGTGGTTGATTTAGATCAATCTGCAAGAACCGTTAATTTCTATAATTTAGAGGGAACATCCTATGCCAATTCGTTTCAAGCCGAATTAAATTACAACATCATTAAACACTTAAATTTAAGAACTGCCTACAAGTATTATGATATTCAAACAACTTATGGAACCAAAGATTTAGAGCGACCGTTGCAAGCAAAGCACCGTTTGTTTGCCAATTTAGAATTTTCCACCCACGAGCACAATGGCAGCTATTGGAAGTTCGATGCTACTTGGAATTGGTTAGGCGCTCAGCGTTTGCCTTACACTGCCGACAATTCGGCTGAAAATCAATTACCGAGTTACACCAATCCGTTTTCTACCGTAAATGCACAGGTAACAAAAGTTTTTTCAGATAAATTTGAAATGTATGTAGGTGGCGAAAACATTGGGAATTATCAACAACACCGAGTGATTTTAGGAGCAGATAATCCGTTTGGCAGTGAATTTGATAGTACTATTGTATATGGTCCTATTTTTGGACAAATGTATTATGCCGGATTGCGATTTAAAGTCAAATAA
- the rpsO gene encoding 30S ribosomal protein S15 yields the protein MYLTKEVKEEIFAKHGGSATNTGSAEGQIALFTYRISHLTEHLKKNRHDFNTERSLVLLVGKRRSLLDYLKKKDINRYREIIKELGIRK from the coding sequence ATGTATTTAACTAAAGAAGTTAAAGAAGAAATCTTCGCTAAGCACGGAGGTTCAGCAACAAACACAGGTTCTGCAGAAGGACAAATTGCATTATTCACTTACAGAATTTCGCACTTAACAGAGCACTTAAAAAAGAATCGTCACGATTTTAACACAGAGCGTTCATTAGTTCTTTTAGTAGGTAAAAGAAGAAGTCTTTTAGATTACTTAAAGAAAAAAGATATCAACAGATATCGTGAAATTATCAAAGAATTGGGTATCAGAAAATAA
- a CDS encoding 3'-5' exonuclease has translation MKTFAAIDFETANQHRSSVCSIGLVFVKNGIVVDKYYELIKPVPNFYSYWNTQVHGLVFSDTEHAQQFSDLWVDISKRIKNMPLVAHNSMFDEGCLKAVLQVYELPIHQNKFFCTYRAAKSMFPNLPNHKLPTVSQYLGFNLDSHHHALADAEACAHIAMRVF, from the coding sequence ATGAAAACCTTTGCTGCAATAGATTTTGAAACTGCCAACCAGCACCGTAGCAGCGTGTGTAGTATAGGTTTGGTATTTGTAAAAAACGGAATCGTGGTAGATAAATATTACGAACTCATAAAACCAGTGCCTAATTTTTACAGCTATTGGAACACACAAGTGCACGGCTTGGTTTTTAGCGATACCGAACACGCCCAACAATTTTCTGATTTATGGGTTGATATTTCCAAACGAATTAAAAACATGCCTTTGGTAGCACACAACAGTATGTTTGATGAAGGTTGTTTAAAAGCCGTTTTACAGGTTTATGAATTACCTATACATCAGAATAAGTTTTTTTGTACTTACAGAGCGGCAAAAAGTATGTTTCCAAATTTACCTAACCATAAACTACCCACCGTTTCACAGTATCTAGGTTTTAATTTAGATAGCCACCACCACGCTTTAGCTGATGCCGAAGCTTGTGCGCATATTGCGATGCGGGTGTTTTGA
- a CDS encoding helix-turn-helix transcriptional regulator — protein MAKQDVIKRHFLIVEFLRKNPATFQQINNFLLDKERDTSYEFAISQRTFQRDCHEILSLWGIEIAYNKRENYYEIVNEENDLHFNRILEAFDTVAILRNTKKVGNYLFLEKRKSKGTEYFNGILYAIQNQLVVTFQLNSYWKAVSLRRCVPKAIKESQNRYYLIAYDLDKNEFRNYGLDRISNFAITSEKQKTPEINVEAFYQHAFGIQCYDDPVKIVLEFANDQKQYLKSLPLHTSQNITKENNTTFTVELFMHPTNDFVMEIMRYGAICEVVEPPFLRDRIKDEVKHLQEKYQL, from the coding sequence ATGGCAAAGCAAGACGTGATTAAAAGACATTTTTTAATTGTAGAATTTCTACGAAAAAATCCAGCGACTTTCCAGCAAATCAATAATTTTTTGCTAGATAAAGAACGTGATACAAGTTATGAATTTGCAATAAGCCAGCGTACATTTCAAAGAGATTGTCATGAAATTCTATCGCTTTGGGGAATTGAAATTGCATATAACAAACGCGAAAATTACTATGAAATCGTAAATGAAGAGAATGACTTACATTTTAATAGAATTTTAGAAGCTTTTGATACGGTAGCGATTTTGCGAAATACTAAAAAAGTAGGCAATTATTTATTTCTTGAAAAAAGAAAATCAAAAGGAACGGAATATTTTAATGGAATTCTCTACGCTATACAAAATCAATTAGTTGTAACCTTTCAGCTAAACAGTTATTGGAAAGCAGTATCGTTACGCCGCTGTGTTCCTAAGGCTATCAAAGAATCTCAAAACAGGTATTATTTAATTGCTTATGATTTAGATAAAAACGAATTTCGGAATTACGGTTTAGACCGTATCAGCAATTTCGCTATTACTTCAGAAAAACAAAAAACTCCGGAAATTAACGTAGAGGCATTTTATCAACATGCTTTTGGAATTCAATGTTACGATGATCCTGTTAAAATTGTTTTGGAATTTGCAAACGATCAAAAGCAGTATTTAAAATCGTTGCCTTTACATACTTCACAAAATATCACAAAAGAAAACAATACAACGTTTACAGTAGAACTGTTCATGCACCCAACCAATGATTTTGTGATGGAAATTATGCGTTATGGAGCTATTTGCGAAGTGGTGGAGCCCCCATTTTTAAGAGATCGAATAAAAGACGAAGTAAAGCATTTACAAGAAAAATATCAATTGTAA
- a CDS encoding polyribonucleotide nucleotidyltransferase: MIPKVTQEIIDLGDGRTITIETGKLAKQADGSVVVRSGNCMILATAVSAKTANPGVDFLPLTVDYREKFSAAGRFPGGFFKREARPSDQEVLTMRLVDRCLRPLFPDDYHAETQIMLQLMSFDENVMPDAMAGLAASAALAVSDIPFYNLISEVRVGRVNGELIINPSKQQLDESDLDMMIGASKDSVCMVEGEMKEISEAEMIEAIKFAHEAIKVQIEAQERMRAALNLSYRTYEPEENDDTLKNEIHSFTYDKFYAIAAEASAKHERSEKFAALKEELLATFSEETLEEKKELISKYFSKAQKEAVRNLVLDQGQRLDGRKTTEIRNIWSEVDYLPSAHGSSVFTRGETQALATVTLGTSREANVIDLPSEQGEERFYLHYNFPPFSTGEAKPLRGVSRREVGHGNLAQRALKNMIPADCPYTIRLVSDVLESNGSSSMATVCAGTLALMDAGIQIEKPVSGIAMGLITDGNRFAVLSDILGDEDHLGDMDFKVTGTKDGITACQMDIKIDGLRYDIMEQALQQAHEGRMHILNKLTETIAAPNATVKAHAPKIITRTIPGAYIGALIGPGGKVIQELQKATSTTIVINEVDEQGIVEILGTDADGIAAVLAKIDAIIFKPQVGEAYEVKVIKMLEFGAVVEYTAAPGNEVLLHVSELAWERTENVTDVVNMGDVFQVKYLGIDPKTRKEKVSRKALLPRPPKPEGKPEHKGEGKSDNRENRPAHRNNNNRPSNDKKEKNN, translated from the coding sequence ATGATTCCTAAAGTAACCCAAGAAATTATCGATTTAGGCGATGGAAGAACCATCACTATCGAAACTGGCAAATTAGCCAAACAAGCAGACGGTTCTGTTGTAGTTCGTTCAGGAAACTGTATGATTTTAGCTACTGCAGTTTCTGCAAAAACAGCAAACCCAGGTGTAGATTTTTTACCATTAACAGTAGATTATCGTGAAAAATTTTCGGCTGCAGGTCGTTTCCCAGGTGGATTCTTTAAAAGAGAAGCACGCCCAAGCGATCAAGAAGTTTTAACCATGCGTTTGGTGGATCGTTGTTTACGACCTTTGTTTCCGGATGATTATCATGCAGAAACCCAAATCATGCTACAACTTATGTCGTTTGATGAAAACGTGATGCCCGATGCAATGGCAGGTTTGGCAGCTTCGGCAGCATTGGCTGTTTCAGACATTCCTTTTTACAACCTTATTTCTGAGGTGCGTGTGGGGCGTGTAAACGGCGAATTAATCATCAACCCAAGCAAACAACAATTAGACGAGTCAGACCTTGACATGATGATTGGAGCTTCAAAAGATTCTGTTTGTATGGTGGAAGGTGAAATGAAAGAAATTTCGGAAGCTGAAATGATCGAAGCAATTAAATTTGCACACGAAGCAATTAAAGTGCAAATCGAAGCGCAAGAAAGAATGCGTGCAGCTTTGAATTTATCATACAGAACCTACGAGCCTGAGGAAAACGATGACACGCTGAAAAACGAAATTCACTCGTTTACCTACGATAAATTTTATGCAATTGCAGCAGAAGCAAGTGCAAAACACGAACGCAGCGAGAAGTTTGCTGCTTTAAAAGAAGAATTATTAGCTACTTTTTCTGAAGAAACTCTAGAAGAAAAGAAAGAATTAATTTCTAAATATTTCTCTAAAGCCCAAAAAGAAGCAGTTCGCAATTTGGTTTTAGACCAAGGACAGCGTTTAGACGGTCGTAAAACCACAGAAATCCGTAACATTTGGAGCGAAGTAGATTATTTACCATCAGCGCACGGTTCATCAGTATTTACACGCGGTGAAACCCAAGCATTGGCTACTGTAACATTAGGAACATCGCGCGAGGCAAACGTTATCGACTTACCAAGTGAGCAAGGCGAAGAACGTTTCTACTTGCACTATAACTTCCCTCCATTTTCAACAGGTGAAGCAAAACCATTGCGTGGTGTGTCACGCCGCGAAGTAGGTCACGGAAACTTGGCGCAACGCGCATTGAAAAACATGATTCCAGCAGATTGTCCTTATACCATTCGTTTGGTTTCTGATGTATTAGAATCAAACGGTTCATCGTCTATGGCAACTGTTTGTGCAGGAACATTGGCTTTGATGGATGCAGGTATTCAAATTGAAAAACCGGTATCGGGTATCGCAATGGGATTGATTACAGACGGAAATCGTTTTGCTGTATTATCTGATATTTTGGGCGATGAAGATCACTTAGGTGATATGGATTTTAAAGTAACTGGTACTAAAGATGGTATCACAGCTTGCCAAATGGATATTAAAATCGATGGTTTGCGTTACGATATCATGGAGCAAGCATTGCAGCAAGCACATGAAGGACGTATGCACATTTTGAATAAACTTACAGAAACCATTGCAGCACCAAACGCAACAGTGAAAGCACATGCACCAAAAATTATTACAAGAACCATTCCTGGTGCTTATATTGGCGCATTGATTGGTCCGGGCGGAAAAGTGATCCAAGAATTACAAAAAGCTACCTCAACAACCATTGTAATTAACGAAGTGGACGAGCAAGGAATTGTAGAAATTCTTGGAACAGATGCAGACGGAATTGCAGCAGTGTTGGCAAAAATCGACGCGATTATCTTTAAACCACAAGTGGGAGAAGCGTATGAAGTGAAAGTAATTAAAATGTTAGAATTCGGAGCAGTTGTTGAATATACAGCAGCACCAGGAAATGAAGTTTTATTACACGTATCTGAATTGGCTTGGGAACGCACTGAAAACGTTACCGACGTGGTAAACATGGGCGATGTATTCCAAGTGAAGTATTTAGGTATAGACCCTAAAACAAGAAAAGAAAAAGTATCGCGCAAGGCATTGTTACCACGCCCTCCAAAACCAGAAGGCAAACCAGAACATAAAGGCGAAGGCAAGTCTGACAACAGAGAAAACAGACCAGCGCACAGAAACAATAACAACAGACCTTCTAACGACAAGAAAGAAAAAAACAACTAG
- a CDS encoding heavy-metal-associated domain-containing protein — MRKYLMVLLAVLGFAFTATAQEKKSKNAKVDVEVKGNCDMCKKRIEKAAFSVKGVKSAEWHQDDQTLHLIINEHKTNALKVEEAVAKSGHDTKDVKATKDDYDNLHGCCQYDRES, encoded by the coding sequence ATGAGAAAATATTTAATGGTACTATTAGCTGTTTTAGGTTTTGCATTTACAGCTACAGCACAAGAAAAGAAAAGCAAAAACGCAAAAGTTGATGTAGAAGTGAAAGGCAACTGCGATATGTGTAAAAAACGCATTGAAAAAGCCGCTTTTAGTGTAAAAGGAGTAAAATCGGCCGAGTGGCATCAAGACGACCAAACGCTTCATTTAATCATCAACGAACACAAAACAAATGCCTTAAAAGTAGAAGAAGCAGTTGCTAAATCTGGTCACGATACCAAAGATGTGAAAGCTACCAAAGATGATTACGATAATTTACATGGTTGTTGCCAATATGATCGGGAATCTTAA